Proteins encoded in a region of the Drosophila sechellia strain sech25 chromosome 2L, ASM438219v1, whole genome shotgun sequence genome:
- the LOC6617760 gene encoding T-complex protein 1 subunit delta, translating to MAPKATAVNIKPTAKAFKDKSKPTDVRLSNIQAAKAVSDAIRTSLGPRGMDKMIQAGNGEVSITNDGATILKQMNVLHPAAKMLVELSRAQDVAAGDGTTSVVVIAGALLEACEKLLQKGLHPTAISDSFQRCSNKAVEILKQMSTPIELDDRETLIKSASTSLNSKVVSQQSSLLAPIAVDAVLKVTDPGKETSVDLKNIKVISSLGGTVEDTELVDGLVFTCRSAGSNAPKRIEKAKIGLIQFCISAPKTDMDHNVIVSDYAAMDRVLKEERSYILNIVKQIKKSGCNVLLVQKSILRDAVSDLAQHFLDKIKCLVVKDVEREDIEFVCKTLHCRPIASLDHFTAENLSSADLVEEVASGTNKFVKITGIQNMGRTISIICRGSNKLVLEEAARSLHDALCVVRCLVKLRAQIVGGGAPEIEMALQLAALAQTVEGVDAYCFRAFADALEVIPSTLAENAGLNPIATVTELRNRHAQGEKNAGINVRKGAITDIFAENVVQPLLVSISSITLATETIRSILKIDDIVNTFS from the exons ATGGCGCCCAAGGCAACAGCGGTAAACATCAAGCCCACGGCCAAGGCCTTCAAGGACAAGTCCAAGCCCACCGATGTGCGTTTGTCCAACATCCAGGCGGCCAAAG CCGTTTCCGATGCCATCCGCACCAGTTTGGGCCCCCGCGGCATGGACAAGATGATCCAGGCAGGTAACGGTGAGGTGTCCATCACCAACGATGGCGCCACCATCCTGAAGCAGATGAACGTGCTGCACCCTGCCGCCAAGATGCTGGTGGAGCTGTCGCGTGCTCAGGATGTGGCCGCTGGTGACGGCACCACCTCTGTGGTTGTCATTGCCGGCGCTCTGCTTGAGGCCTGCGAGAAGTTGCTACAGAAGGGTCTGCATCCCACGGCCATCTCGGACTCGTTCCAGCGCTGCTCGAACAAGGCCGTCGAGATCCTGAAACAGATGTCCACGCCCATCGAGCTGGACGACCGCGAGACACTGATCAAGAGCGCATCCACTTCGCTGAACTCCAAGGTGGTGTCGCAGCAGAGCAGTCTGCTGGCTCCCATTGCCGTGGATGCTGTGCTTAAGGTCACGGATCCCGGCAAGGAGACCTCTGTGGATCTCAAGAACATCAAGGTCATCTCCAGTCTGGGTGGCACCGTTGAGGACACCGAGCTGGTCGATGGATTGGTCTTCACCTGCCGCTCTGCCGGATCCAACGCTCCCAAGCGCATCGAGAAGGCCAAGATCGGTCTTATCCAGTTCTGCATTTCGGCCCCCAAGACCGAT ATGGATCACAATGTGATTGTGTCGGACTACGCTGCCATGGATCGTGTGCTCAAGGAGGAGCGTTCATACATCCTGAACATTGTCAAGCAGATCAAGAAGTCCGGATGCAATGTTCTTCTCGTTCAGAAGTCTATCCTGCG CGATGCCGTCTCTGATCTGGCTCAGCACTTCCTGGACAAGATCAAGTGCTTGGTCGTTAAGGATGTGGAGCGCGAGGATATTGAGTTCGTGTGCAAGACCCTGCACTGCCGACCGATCGCTTCGCTGGATCACTTCACAGCCGAGAACCTGTCCAGTGCCGATCTGGTCGAGGAGGTGGCCAGTGGCACCAACAAGTTTGTGAAGATCACCGGGATCCAGAACATGGGACGCACTATCTCGATCATCTGCCGCGGATCCAACAAGCTGGTGCTCGAGGAGGCTGCTCGCTCCCTGCACGATGCCCTCTGTGTCGTCCGTTGCCTGGTGAAGCTGCGCGCCCAGATTGTCGGCGGTGGTGCGCCGGAGATTGAGATGGCCCTGCAGCTGGCCGCATTGGCACAAACAGTTGAGGGTGTGGATGCGTATTGCTTCCGTGCATTTGCCGATGCTTTGGAGGTGATTCCCTCGACTCTGGCTGAGAACGCCGGCTTGAATCCCATTGCCACCGTCACGGAGCTGCGCAACCGCCACGCTCAGGGTGAAAAGAACGCCGGTATTAATGTGCGCAAGGGCGCCATCACAGACATTTTCGCGGAGAACGTGGTGCAGCCGCTGCTGGTCAGTATTTCGTCGATCACCCTGGCCACGGAGACGATTCGATCGATCTTGAAGATCGACGATATT GTCAACACCTTCAGTTAA
- the LOC6617761 gene encoding PITH domain-containing protein CG6153, which produces MPHGHSHDHGGCSHEASDVDHALEMGIEYSLYTKIDLDNVECLNEETDGQGKSVFKPYEKRQDLSKYVESDADEELLFNIPFTGNIKLKGIIISGANDDSHPNMVKIFKNRPRMTFDDARAKPDQEFHLTRDARGEIEYSPKVVTFSSVHHLSLYFPSNFGEDITRIYYIGLRGEFTEAHYHGVTICNYESRANAADHKEKAFDGVGRAIQ; this is translated from the exons atgCCGCACGGACACTCTCACGATCACGGCGGCTGCAGCCACGAGGCTTCGGACGTGGACCACGCCTTGGAAATGGGCATCGAGTACAGCTTGTACACCAAAATTGATCTGGACAATGTGGAGTGCCTGAACGAGGAGACGGATGGCCAGGGAAAAAGTGTCTTCAAGCCGTACGAGAAGCGCCAGGATCTGTCCAAGTACGTGGAGAGCGATGCGGATGAAGAGCTTCTCTTCAACATTCCCTTCACCGGCAACATCAAGCTCAAGGGAATCATTATAAGTGGGGCCAATGATGACTCCCATCCAAACATGGTCAAAAT CTTCAAGAATCGACCCAGGATGACCTTTGATGATGCCAGAGCAAAGCCCGACCAGGAGTTCCACCTGACCCGCGATGCTCGTGGAGAAATCGAGTACTCTCCCAAAGTGGTCACCTTCTCCTCCGTGCACCATCTCTCGCTCTACTTTCCCAGCAATTTCGGAGAAGACATCACGCGCATTTACTATATAG GTCTTCGAGGAGAGTTCACAGAAGCGCATTACCATGGCGTAACCATATGCAACTACGAATCCCGTGCTAATGCAGCGGATCACAAGGAAAAGGCTTTCGATGGAGTCGGCAGAGCCATCCAATAG
- the LOC6617762 gene encoding intraflagellar transport protein 43 homolog, protein MNTCCLGNAEDKRKQKMMDWAEELKMTIRKTTARKGRRSKSRDVLKEEDVQAAGGSKDISIDITLNVQAGTPPTTSDTATSSTYNNEFESHRPPIRRISGGWADSGLKGLKSKKNSFDDERFRKTKSSTNSIPTDDIPVIPDMDDVKDEIMLNEIIEPPTIGTSRSAVLKEANSDLLSQYAFSAVDGFDLSILTDCLVPQESLNEKDDLWQWDKLFTEVTAEIHSDKVPNMGMKIGPDVIPPTQYT, encoded by the exons ATGAACACTTGTTGCCTTGGAAACGCTGAGGATAAACGTAAACAAAAGATGATGGACTGGGCCGAAGAACTCAAGATGACCATAAGAAAG ACGACGGCCAGAAAGGGTCGGCGCTCCAAGAGTCGCGATGTTCTGAAGGAGGAGGATGTCCAGGCGGCTGGGGGCTCCAAGGACATTTCCATCGACATCACGCTGAATGTCCAGGCGGGCACCCCACCCACCACCTCGGACACGGCCACCTCGTCCACATACAACAACGAATTCGAGTCACATCGACCACCCATTCGTCGCATTTCGGGTGGCTGGGCGGATTCCGGACTCAAGGGATTAAA GTCCAAGAAAAACTCCTTTGATGA TGAGCGCTTTAGGAAAACGAAGTCGTCTACAAATTCCATACCAACGGATGACATCCCCGTCATCCCAGACATGGATGATGTCAAGGACGAAATCATGCTCAATGAGATTATAGAACCGCCAAC TATTGGCACTTCACGATCTGCTGTTTTGAAGGAGGCCAATTCCGATTTGCTCTCCCAGTACGCCTTTTCCGCTGTGGATGGCTTTGATCTCTCAATCCTCACCGATTGCCTGGTTCCACAGGAGAGCCTCAACGAGAAGGACGATCTCTGGCAGTGGGACAAACTGTTCACCGAGGTCACGGCTGAAATCCATTCGGATAAAGTGCCCAATATGGGCATGAAGATAGGACCCGATGTGATTCCACCCACACAATACACTTAG
- the LOC6617764 gene encoding PRKCA-binding protein isoform X1, whose product MTVGGASSGQNKQKFIFLSRKMLTDTEDDFFFEEDKMPEPLLIQLDGDGAQAVRQPKEHLEQQEHSSGSVAPNEATVMLCSPAGFSCDSASGDRFGIESASRQKYELDRLGMTVSTNAVVITKDQSNLIGISIGGGAPMCPCLYIVQIFDGTPAAREGSLQSGDELLAVNSVSVKGKTKVEVAKMIQTATDEVVIHYNKLHADPEQGKTLDIILKKLKHRIVDNLSSNTADTLGLSRAILCNDSLVKRLEELEGTELMYKGLVEHARRMLKAYYDLLQTYKSFGDCFTQISVHEPQQRASEAFRTFGEFHRTLEKDGLGIIKQIKPVLADLGTYLNKAIPDTKLTVRRYADAKFTYLSYCLKVKEMDDEEHGFAAMQEPLYRVETGNYEYRLILRCRQDARSKFAKLRTDVLEKMELLECKHAMDLNKQLRSLLESLAELHRSLVDRLDSLPPLFPIEVDFKETDFQYKSSTLKPQELDDDEIEANNHPHSTPSQVDCGFEAVEQPAAIINVEAAKASVDSSTFQSTSENETLLKELGLYDVDLLSNPQTISNQKDSIAAQNDGYDFDLFLNQATAATTSLERDLMSSNAEEMDLLLQ is encoded by the exons ATGACAGTTGGCGGAGCTTCAAGTggccaaaataaacaaaaatttattttcttatcaCGCAAAATGCTGACGGACACGGAAGATGACTTCTTCTTCGAGGAGGATAAGAT GCCTGAACCGCTGCTCATCCAGTTGGATGGGGATGGTGCTCAGGCTGTCCGGCAGCCCAAGGAACActtggagcagcaggagcattCCTCCGGCTCCGTCGCTCCCAACGAGGCCACCGTTATGCTCTGCTCCCCGGCGGGATTCTCCTGCGATTCCGCTTCCGGGGACAGGTTCGGCATCGAGTCCGCCAGTAGGCAGAAGTATGAGTTAGACCGTCT GGGCATGACTGTCAGCACGAATGCTGTCGTCATCACGAAGGATCAGAGCAACCTGATTGGCATCAGCATTGGAGGTGGAGCACCCATGTGTCCGTGTCTGTATATCGTGCAG ATCTTCGATGGAACTCCAGCTGCTCGTGAGGGATCCCTGCAATCCGGAGATGAACTGTTGGCTGTGAACTCGGTGAGCGTGAAGGGCAAGACGAAGGTGGAGGTGGCCAAGATGATCCAGACGGCCACCGACGAGGTGGTGATCCATTACAACAAGCTGCACGCCGATCCCGAGCAGGGCAAGACACTGGACATCATCCTCAAGAAGCTGAAGCATCGGATTGTGGACAATTTGTCGAGCAATACGGCGGATACGCTGGGTCTATCCCGCGCCATACTGTGCAATGATTCGCTGGTCAAGCGACTGGAGGAGCTCGAGGGCACTGAACTGATGTACAAGGGACTCGTGGAGCATGCTCGCCGGATGCTCAAGGCCTACTACGATCTCCTGCAGACGTATAAGTCCTTTGGCGATTGCTTCACCCAAATATCGGTCCATGAACCGCAACAGCGGGCATCGGAGGCGTTTCGAACGTTCGGCGAGTTCCATCGGACCTTGGAGAAGGATGGCTTGGGCATCATCAAACAGATAAAGCCAGTGCTGGCCGATCTAGGAACGTATCTGAATAAAGCCATTCCGGACACCAAGCTCACGGTGCGTCGCTATGCGGATGCCAAGTTCACATATCTTTCGTACTGCCTGAAGGTCAAGGAGATGGACGATGAGGAGCATGGCTTTGCTGCCATGCAGGAGCCACTTTATCGCGTCGAAACGGGCAACTATGAGTACCGATTGATACTGCGATGTCGCCAGGATGCACGCAGCAAGTTCGCCAAGCTGCGCACCGATGTTCTCGAGAAGATGGAGCTGCTGGAATGCAAACATGCCATGGATCTCAACAAGCAGCTGCGAAGTCTGCTTGAAAGTTTGGCCGAACTTCACAGGAGTTTGGTGGATCGACTGGACTCGCTGCCACCGCTCTTTCCCATCGAAGTGGACTTCAAGGAGACGGACTTCCAGTACAAGTCGAGCACTCTGAAGCCGCAGGAGTTGGACGATGATGAAATCGAGGCCAACAATCATCCACATTCCACTCCTTCTCAAGTCGATTGCGGCTTCGAGGCTGTCGAACAGCCGGCGGCAATTATAAATGTGGAGGCGGCCAAGGCATCCGTTGATTCGTCCACCTTCCAATCCACCAGCGAGAACGAGACGCTGCTCAAGGAACTGGGTCTGTACGATGTGGATCTGCTCTCCAATCCGCAGACCATTAGCAACCAAAAGGACTCCATTGCTGCCCAAAATGATGGCTACGATTTCGATTTGTTCTTGAACCAGGCGACTGCAGCCACCACCAGTTTGGAGCGCGATCTCATGTCCTCGAATGCGGAGGAGATGGATCTGCTACTGCAATAA
- the LOC6617764 gene encoding PRKCA-binding protein isoform X2 — MTVGGASSGQNKQKFIFLSRKMLTDTEDDFFFEEDKMGMTVSTNAVVITKDQSNLIGISIGGGAPMCPCLYIVQIFDGTPAAREGSLQSGDELLAVNSVSVKGKTKVEVAKMIQTATDEVVIHYNKLHADPEQGKTLDIILKKLKHRIVDNLSSNTADTLGLSRAILCNDSLVKRLEELEGTELMYKGLVEHARRMLKAYYDLLQTYKSFGDCFTQISVHEPQQRASEAFRTFGEFHRTLEKDGLGIIKQIKPVLADLGTYLNKAIPDTKLTVRRYADAKFTYLSYCLKVKEMDDEEHGFAAMQEPLYRVETGNYEYRLILRCRQDARSKFAKLRTDVLEKMELLECKHAMDLNKQLRSLLESLAELHRSLVDRLDSLPPLFPIEVDFKETDFQYKSSTLKPQELDDDEIEANNHPHSTPSQVDCGFEAVEQPAAIINVEAAKASVDSSTFQSTSENETLLKELGLYDVDLLSNPQTISNQKDSIAAQNDGYDFDLFLNQATAATTSLERDLMSSNAEEMDLLLQ, encoded by the exons ATGACAGTTGGCGGAGCTTCAAGTggccaaaataaacaaaaatttattttcttatcaCGCAAAATGCTGACGGACACGGAAGATGACTTCTTCTTCGAGGAGGATAAGAT GGGCATGACTGTCAGCACGAATGCTGTCGTCATCACGAAGGATCAGAGCAACCTGATTGGCATCAGCATTGGAGGTGGAGCACCCATGTGTCCGTGTCTGTATATCGTGCAG ATCTTCGATGGAACTCCAGCTGCTCGTGAGGGATCCCTGCAATCCGGAGATGAACTGTTGGCTGTGAACTCGGTGAGCGTGAAGGGCAAGACGAAGGTGGAGGTGGCCAAGATGATCCAGACGGCCACCGACGAGGTGGTGATCCATTACAACAAGCTGCACGCCGATCCCGAGCAGGGCAAGACACTGGACATCATCCTCAAGAAGCTGAAGCATCGGATTGTGGACAATTTGTCGAGCAATACGGCGGATACGCTGGGTCTATCCCGCGCCATACTGTGCAATGATTCGCTGGTCAAGCGACTGGAGGAGCTCGAGGGCACTGAACTGATGTACAAGGGACTCGTGGAGCATGCTCGCCGGATGCTCAAGGCCTACTACGATCTCCTGCAGACGTATAAGTCCTTTGGCGATTGCTTCACCCAAATATCGGTCCATGAACCGCAACAGCGGGCATCGGAGGCGTTTCGAACGTTCGGCGAGTTCCATCGGACCTTGGAGAAGGATGGCTTGGGCATCATCAAACAGATAAAGCCAGTGCTGGCCGATCTAGGAACGTATCTGAATAAAGCCATTCCGGACACCAAGCTCACGGTGCGTCGCTATGCGGATGCCAAGTTCACATATCTTTCGTACTGCCTGAAGGTCAAGGAGATGGACGATGAGGAGCATGGCTTTGCTGCCATGCAGGAGCCACTTTATCGCGTCGAAACGGGCAACTATGAGTACCGATTGATACTGCGATGTCGCCAGGATGCACGCAGCAAGTTCGCCAAGCTGCGCACCGATGTTCTCGAGAAGATGGAGCTGCTGGAATGCAAACATGCCATGGATCTCAACAAGCAGCTGCGAAGTCTGCTTGAAAGTTTGGCCGAACTTCACAGGAGTTTGGTGGATCGACTGGACTCGCTGCCACCGCTCTTTCCCATCGAAGTGGACTTCAAGGAGACGGACTTCCAGTACAAGTCGAGCACTCTGAAGCCGCAGGAGTTGGACGATGATGAAATCGAGGCCAACAATCATCCACATTCCACTCCTTCTCAAGTCGATTGCGGCTTCGAGGCTGTCGAACAGCCGGCGGCAATTATAAATGTGGAGGCGGCCAAGGCATCCGTTGATTCGTCCACCTTCCAATCCACCAGCGAGAACGAGACGCTGCTCAAGGAACTGGGTCTGTACGATGTGGATCTGCTCTCCAATCCGCAGACCATTAGCAACCAAAAGGACTCCATTGCTGCCCAAAATGATGGCTACGATTTCGATTTGTTCTTGAACCAGGCGACTGCAGCCACCACCAGTTTGGAGCGCGATCTCATGTCCTCGAATGCGGAGGAGATGGATCTGCTACTGCAATAA
- the LOC6617764 gene encoding PRKCA-binding protein isoform X3, whose amino-acid sequence MALLELVTWLIRKTHQSMGMTVSTNAVVITKDQSNLIGISIGGGAPMCPCLYIVQIFDGTPAAREGSLQSGDELLAVNSVSVKGKTKVEVAKMIQTATDEVVIHYNKLHADPEQGKTLDIILKKLKHRIVDNLSSNTADTLGLSRAILCNDSLVKRLEELEGTELMYKGLVEHARRMLKAYYDLLQTYKSFGDCFTQISVHEPQQRASEAFRTFGEFHRTLEKDGLGIIKQIKPVLADLGTYLNKAIPDTKLTVRRYADAKFTYLSYCLKVKEMDDEEHGFAAMQEPLYRVETGNYEYRLILRCRQDARSKFAKLRTDVLEKMELLECKHAMDLNKQLRSLLESLAELHRSLVDRLDSLPPLFPIEVDFKETDFQYKSSTLKPQELDDDEIEANNHPHSTPSQVDCGFEAVEQPAAIINVEAAKASVDSSTFQSTSENETLLKELGLYDVDLLSNPQTISNQKDSIAAQNDGYDFDLFLNQATAATTSLERDLMSSNAEEMDLLLQ is encoded by the exons ATGGCCTTGCTAGAACTGGTAACATGGCTAATTAGAAAAACGCACCAATCGAT GGGCATGACTGTCAGCACGAATGCTGTCGTCATCACGAAGGATCAGAGCAACCTGATTGGCATCAGCATTGGAGGTGGAGCACCCATGTGTCCGTGTCTGTATATCGTGCAG ATCTTCGATGGAACTCCAGCTGCTCGTGAGGGATCCCTGCAATCCGGAGATGAACTGTTGGCTGTGAACTCGGTGAGCGTGAAGGGCAAGACGAAGGTGGAGGTGGCCAAGATGATCCAGACGGCCACCGACGAGGTGGTGATCCATTACAACAAGCTGCACGCCGATCCCGAGCAGGGCAAGACACTGGACATCATCCTCAAGAAGCTGAAGCATCGGATTGTGGACAATTTGTCGAGCAATACGGCGGATACGCTGGGTCTATCCCGCGCCATACTGTGCAATGATTCGCTGGTCAAGCGACTGGAGGAGCTCGAGGGCACTGAACTGATGTACAAGGGACTCGTGGAGCATGCTCGCCGGATGCTCAAGGCCTACTACGATCTCCTGCAGACGTATAAGTCCTTTGGCGATTGCTTCACCCAAATATCGGTCCATGAACCGCAACAGCGGGCATCGGAGGCGTTTCGAACGTTCGGCGAGTTCCATCGGACCTTGGAGAAGGATGGCTTGGGCATCATCAAACAGATAAAGCCAGTGCTGGCCGATCTAGGAACGTATCTGAATAAAGCCATTCCGGACACCAAGCTCACGGTGCGTCGCTATGCGGATGCCAAGTTCACATATCTTTCGTACTGCCTGAAGGTCAAGGAGATGGACGATGAGGAGCATGGCTTTGCTGCCATGCAGGAGCCACTTTATCGCGTCGAAACGGGCAACTATGAGTACCGATTGATACTGCGATGTCGCCAGGATGCACGCAGCAAGTTCGCCAAGCTGCGCACCGATGTTCTCGAGAAGATGGAGCTGCTGGAATGCAAACATGCCATGGATCTCAACAAGCAGCTGCGAAGTCTGCTTGAAAGTTTGGCCGAACTTCACAGGAGTTTGGTGGATCGACTGGACTCGCTGCCACCGCTCTTTCCCATCGAAGTGGACTTCAAGGAGACGGACTTCCAGTACAAGTCGAGCACTCTGAAGCCGCAGGAGTTGGACGATGATGAAATCGAGGCCAACAATCATCCACATTCCACTCCTTCTCAAGTCGATTGCGGCTTCGAGGCTGTCGAACAGCCGGCGGCAATTATAAATGTGGAGGCGGCCAAGGCATCCGTTGATTCGTCCACCTTCCAATCCACCAGCGAGAACGAGACGCTGCTCAAGGAACTGGGTCTGTACGATGTGGATCTGCTCTCCAATCCGCAGACCATTAGCAACCAAAAGGACTCCATTGCTGCCCAAAATGATGGCTACGATTTCGATTTGTTCTTGAACCAGGCGACTGCAGCCACCACCAGTTTGGAGCGCGATCTCATGTCCTCGAATGCGGAGGAGATGGATCTGCTACTGCAATAA
- the LOC6617765 gene encoding uncharacterized protein LOC6617765 — translation MTIANWFNWSVTDLSNESHARPKLIPGFDQLDKRLQAALQERDLQKHQRKRKQAGGGQSQAKPKKLRKQTPRVCKFQKVYSEKRKELKREANMLSNAFQFRSRPVPDFERSHRRLERRRLYLNSLQTVTKPLCPGTLTTSMVALNKRLKKQRQCRKASDFIPRINPGSSMDYLNRQPFTPLVKSSFTHPKPFHLHTSERALRRQMYDERKRIRMDRRLEQQTLDWYARERSEFFKLRKMTNFKATPNPWKQTRVAARKDSQGA, via the coding sequence ATGACCATCGCCAACTGGTTTAATTGGTCCGTTACGGATTTAAGCAATGAGTCCCATGCGAGACCCAAGTTGATTCCGGGATTCGACCAGTTGGATAAGAGGCTGCAGGCGGCGCTTCAGGAGCGGGACTTGCAAAAGCATCAGCGCAAGCGTAAACAGGCAGGTGGTGGCCAAAGCCAGGCAAAGCCCAAGAAGCTCAGAAAACAGACACCACGGGTATGCAAATTCCAGAAGGTTTACAGCGAGAAACGCAAGGAGCTAAAACGGGAGGCCAACATGCTAAGTAATGCGTTCCAGTTCCGGAGCAGACCTGTGCCCGATTTCGAGCGATCTCATCGTCGTTTGGAAAGGCGCAGGCTGTACCTGAACTCTCTGCAAACGGTGACGAAGCCCCTGTGCCCTGGCACCCTGACCACGTCCATGGTCGCTTTAAACAAGCGGCTAAAGAAGCAAAGGCAGTGCCGTAAGGCATCCGACTTTATTCCCCGAATCAATCCAGGTTCGTCCATGGACTACCTCAACCGGCAGCCCTTTACGCCGCTTGTCAAGTCCTCCTTTACCCATCCAAAACCTTTTCATCTCCATACGTCGGAGCGAGCTCTGCGCCGCCAAATGTATGACGAGAGGAAAAGGATACGGATGGATCGGCGTTTGGAGCAGCAGACCCTCGATTGGTATGCGCGGGAAAGGAGCGAGTTCTTCAAACTACGCAAAATGACAAATTTCAAGGCTACGCCGAATCCCTGGAAACAAACTAGGGTCGCCGCTAGAAAAGATTCGCAGGGAGCCTAG
- the LOC6617766 gene encoding thiamine transporter 2, protein MRSWLKISLLLCTFGFFREFRPSEPYVSEYLASDYGNLTTDQIYQDVYPFGTYSVLAQLVIVFLITDLVRYKPVIVLSALAGITLFSMLIWTESVGMLQVAQVFFGTFTAAEVAYYTYMYAKVNKEQYQVVTGHTRAAILSGKFLGGLFAQILVSTDSMDYRQLHYLSLATQLISLAVSLFLPSVPRSLYFYADSEKINTAGGEVTAPQFSFVNACRLLWYHLVSSYSNPVVLQWSMWWALATCGQVQVISYIQFLWKEVAPDNLSVYNGGVEAVATLLGAIGAILAGLLNSNKRRGSYMMGISICAAALGALLIYVAKTQEIWVAYVNYVLFCAVFFFIITVAGAVVAENLVEDSFGLIFGINTLVGLILQTILTVAVVERVGFALEPRDQYVVYGSYFVVLGGMSIIGSICVKLFCRTNKSSAENVVSLT, encoded by the exons ATGAGGAGCTGGCTGAAGATCTCGCTGCTGCTGTGCACGTTTGGCTTTTTCCGGGAGTTTCGACCTTCGGAGCCGTACGTCTCGGAGTACCTGGCCTCGGATTATGGCAACCTGACCACGGATCAGATCTACCAAGATGTGTATCCCTTCGGCACGTACTCGGTGCTGGCCCAGCTGGTCATTGTGTTCCTCATCACAGATCTGGTGAGGTACAAACCGGTTATCGTGCTGTCGGCACTGGCTGGCATTACCCTCTTCTCCATGCTTATCTGGACGGagagcgtgggaatgctgcAGGTGGCCCAAGTGTTTTTTGGCACCTTCACGGCCGCTGAGGTGGCCTACTACACGTACATGTACGCCAAGGTCAACAAAGAGCAGTATCAGGTGGTCACGGGGCACACGCGAGCTGCCATCCTGAGCGGCAAGTTCCTCGGCGGTCTGTTTGCCCAGATTTTGGTGTCCACCGATAGCATGGATTACCGGCAGCTGCACTACCTCTCGCTGGCCACGCAGCTGATCTCACTGGCCGTGTCCCTGTTCCTGCCCAGTGTGCCGCGTAGCCTCTACTTCTATGCGGATTCCGAGAAGATTAACACTGCCGGCGGAGAAGTGACCGCACCGCAGTTCTCTTTCGTCAACGCCTGCCGCTTGCTGTGGTACCACCTCGTCAGTTCCTACTCCAATCCCGTGGTGCTGCAGTGGAGTATGTGGTGGGCATTGGCCACCTGTGGTCAAGTTCAA GTGATCTCCTACATTCAGTTCCTGTGGAAAGAGGTGGCTCCGGATAACCTCAGCGTTTACAATGGCGGAGTGGAGGCCGTGGCCACGCTGCTGGGTGCGATTGGAGCCATTCTGGCGGGCCTGCTGAACTCCAATAAGCGACGGGGATCGTATATGATGGGCATATCCATCTGTGCCGCCGCCCTGGGCGCCCTGCTCATCTATGTCGCCAAGACGCAGGAGATCTGGGTGGCCTACGTGAACTATGTGCTTTTCTGCGCCGTATTCTTCTTCATCATCACGGTGGCGGGTGCCGTGGTGGCCGAGAATCTGGTGGAGGACAGCTTCGGCTTGATCTTCGGTATTAATACGTTGGTGGGTCTGATCCTGCAGACCATTCTGACCGTTGCGGTTGTGGAGCGAGTTGGATTCGCTCTGGAGCCGCGGGATCAGTACGTGGTTTACGGTAGCTACTTTGTGGTCTTGGGTGGGATGTCCATAATTGGGTCTATCTGCGTGAAACTGTTTTGCAGGACCAACAAGTCGAGTGCGGAAAATGTGGTTTCTTTAACATAA